The following are encoded together in the Miscanthus floridulus cultivar M001 unplaced genomic scaffold, ASM1932011v1 fs_464_1_2, whole genome shotgun sequence genome:
- the LOC136531863 gene encoding photosynthetic NDH subunit of lumenal location 4, chloroplastic-like codes for MAPPISSLSSLVASSQIPTPLLPKPSSRALAVAPCSSASSSASPSTSSTPSRHAAAPAASAGRRGLLALGAGFLASAALLIPAGDAGATRVEYYATVGDKLCDLSLVKSGLAYCDVEVGTGVQPPRGELINVHYTARFPDGALFDSSYKRGRPLTMRIGAGKILRGLEQGISGGGGVPPMLVGGKRKLMIPASLAYGPEPAGCFSGDCNIPGNATLLYDLYLVGIYK; via the exons ATGGCACCACCCATCTCCTCCCTGTCGTCTCTCGTGGCGTCCAGCCAAATCCCGACGCCGCTGCTCCCGAAGCCCAGCAGCAGAGCGCTCGCCGTGGCGCCCTGCAGCTCCGCGTCCTCATCGGCCTCGCCGTCCACTTCCTCGACTCCTTCTCGCCACGCCGCGGCGCCGGCGGCATCGGCGGGCAGGAGGGGGCTGCTGGCGCTGGGCGCGGGGTTCCTGGCCTCGGCCGCGCTGCTGATCCCGGCGGGGGACGCCGGCGCCACGCGAGTCGAGTACTACGCGACGGTCGGGGACAAGCTGTGCGACCTGAGCCTCGTCAAGTCCGGCCTCGCGTACTGTGACGTCGAGGTTGGCACCGGTGTCCAGCCCCCGCGCGGCGAGCTCATCAAT GTGCACTACACTGCAAGGTTTCCTGACGGTGCACTGTTCGACAGCAGCTACAAGCGCGGCAGGCCACTGACAATGCGCATAGGCGCAGGCAAG ATCCTCCGAGGGCTTGAACAGGGGATCAGTGGCGGCGGTGGTGTGCCACCCATGCTTGTTG GTGGAAAGCGCAAGCTGATGATACCTGCGTCACTGGCGTACGGGCCTGAACCAGCAGGCTGCTTCTCAG GAGACTGCAACATTCCCGGAAACGCCACACTTCTATATGACCTTTACCTCGTTGGGATTTACAAGTGA